In one Streptomyces sp. NBC_01288 genomic region, the following are encoded:
- a CDS encoding TIGR02234 family membrane protein, with amino-acid sequence MEHVTAAVPHPRSEGEGPAARAGRRSLAVALLSGALGAAVALLATRQRWSMGTATVAGDAFPLSVKGSDVTGVPAALAIVGLAALVAVFAVRRAGRFAVSALLALSGAGIVAAALLGATDSSALDDKAAQASGDTSSVVHAFDHTAWPYVAAVGGGLILLAGLLALLYGRRWPAMSGRYERNGTPRPRRAPVVDPDRPEDIWKALDRGEDPTGA; translated from the coding sequence GTGGAGCACGTGACTGCTGCTGTTCCTCACCCCCGTTCCGAAGGCGAAGGCCCCGCCGCGCGCGCCGGCCGCCGCAGCCTTGCCGTGGCCCTGCTGAGCGGTGCGCTCGGCGCGGCCGTGGCGCTGCTGGCCACCCGTCAGCGTTGGTCGATGGGGACCGCGACGGTGGCCGGCGACGCGTTCCCGCTGTCCGTCAAGGGCAGCGACGTCACGGGCGTGCCCGCGGCGCTCGCCATAGTGGGCCTCGCCGCACTCGTCGCCGTCTTCGCCGTCCGCAGGGCGGGCCGCTTCGCGGTCTCCGCCCTCCTCGCGCTCTCCGGCGCGGGCATCGTCGCCGCGGCGCTCCTCGGCGCCACCGACAGCTCCGCGCTCGACGACAAGGCCGCGCAGGCCTCCGGCGACACCTCGTCCGTCGTCCACGCCTTCGACCACACCGCCTGGCCCTACGTCGCCGCGGTGGGCGGCGGCCTGATCCTGCTGGCCGGCCTGCTCGCCCTCCTCTACGGCCGCCGTTGGCCCGCGATGTCGGGCCGCTACGAACGCAACGGCACGCCTCGCCCCCGGCGGGCTCCTGTGGTGGACCCCGATCGTCCTGAGGACATCTGGAAGGCTCTGGACCGGGGTGAGGACCCCACCGGCGCGTAG
- a CDS encoding HGxxPAAW family protein gives MAGNSHGHTLAAWTGTTIIFIGFLVGGAFMVMAQPIGFWAGMGLAVVGGIVGWVMSAMGMGMPKDRPQDLTELLGKTAHADS, from the coding sequence ATGGCGGGCAACAGCCACGGTCACACTTTGGCCGCCTGGACCGGTACCACCATCATCTTCATCGGTTTCCTGGTCGGCGGCGCGTTCATGGTCATGGCGCAGCCGATCGGCTTCTGGGCCGGAATGGGGCTCGCGGTCGTCGGCGGCATCGTCGGCTGGGTCATGAGCGCGATGGGAATGGGCATGCCCAAGGACCGTCCCCAGGACCTGACCGAGTTGCTCGGCAAGACGGCGCACGCCGACAGCTGA